The genomic stretch TGCTATAAAGAAAGAGTTCAAAATTATCCTTCGAAAATCTGCTTAATCAGTCATGCGTTGTTCGCCTGGTCTAATCAGTCATCATTGGGCATTGCAGGTTGTTCGACAGCTGAACGCGGAGCAGAAGAGAACCCTGCTCTTCTTCTGGACATCAGTTAAGTATCTTCCAGTTGAGGGGTTTCGCGGTTTGTCTTCCAAGCTGTTCATCTACAAATCGATGGAGCCCCAGGACCGATTGCCCTCATCCCACACATGCTTTTATCAGCTTTGTATCCCACAATACTCCACAAAAGCCATCATGAAAGATCGCCTTCGAGTTATCACCCAGGAGCATGTTGGATGTAGCTTCGGAACATGGTGACACTAATGGTCTCATTTGGATGCTGTCAGCCGCTGTGATCTATACATAGATAGCCTCGGCTTTAGGGTCTGTACAGATTTGGTAGGGTACTCAGTTTAGGTTGGAAATGAATGCCATAAATATTTAAATGAGTTCGTGTTAGGTTTTACTCATTTCGAGTCATATACACATTACTTGGAAACTGTATATATTTAGAGTGGAGATCAAGATGAGAAGCTCCTCTTCCATGCACTCCTCTGTGCTTCACTTGTCACCGCCTTTTTGATACTTAATGGGGAACTGGCTGCTTCGATTCACCCGTCTTGTCTCTGAAGTCCGAACTAAGGGTTGTACATGCATCTTTTCGTACTAAATTAATAAAATTCTTTGATCTACTTTTCTATTGCTGATTTGCGCTTTGTGTTGGTCCATTTTTTACATTCAAATATATTTGACTAATTAGCTTCTGAAAGCTCAGTAATCCAGTTGAGGAGCCTATTTATGAATCGATGTATGTAAAATACCCAAAATCATAGAAAACCTATATTATTATTCATAAACTTGATCCAACATCTCTGACGCATACTGACTCTCAAAATCCCGATCTTTTACAGCAAACAAATATCATCTTCCCCAAAAACCCGACCCAAAGCTTTTACCTTAATCATATAATAAGAATAGTAATAGTAATGGCGATAGAAGAGTAACAATAAGTGAAAGCACAAATCTCTTAATGCAAATCCAATAAATAATTCAAACAAATAGGAAGGACCCTGTGTTGAAGCGCACTCTTTCTGAAGTCTGAGCAGATGAAATTTACTCGGTCTTCTCCACAGGAACCTCTTCTGCTGGAGTGGTAGCCTCCTTTGCTGCAGCTGGTTCCTCTTCTGGAGCCTTAGCCTCTTCAACTGGAGCTTCGACGGCCTCTTCAACTGGGGCTTCGACGGCTTCAGTGGGAGTGGGGACCACTTCTGTTGGCTGTTCAACAGCTGGTTCCTCGGTAGCTGGCTTCTCTTCCGCTTCTGGGGCAGCCTCCACAGCTGGCTCCTCAGCTGCTGGCTCAGCTTCTGTTACTGTCTCTGCCTCGGCTTTGACTTCAGTTACTGGCTCGGCTTCAACAGCTGGCTCAGTTACATCAGTTGCAACCTCCTCCACAGCTGGAGCCTCTGTGGCAGCTGGTGCTGGTGCTTCAGGTTCAACAGCAGGGGCGGTGGCCTCCTCGACCTTGATCACCTCAGGAGTCTCTACTACTGGCAATGTTGTTGCAACCTGCAGGTCATATA from Silene latifolia isolate original U9 population chromosome 2, ASM4854445v1, whole genome shotgun sequence encodes the following:
- the LOC141642502 gene encoding uncharacterized protein LOC141642502 yields the protein MATEVATTLPVVETPEVIKVEEATAPAVEPEAPAPAATEAPAVEEVATDVTEPAVEAEPVTEVKAEAETVTEAEPAAEEPAVEAAPEAEEKPATEEPAVEQPTEVVPTPTEAVEAPVEEAVEAPVEEAKAPEEEPAAAKEATTPAEEVPVEKTE